One stretch of Methylopila sp. 73B DNA includes these proteins:
- a CDS encoding glucose 1-dehydrogenase: MKLNGKVAVVTGASSGIGAGIAKALGAEGASVVVNYVKSKQGADAVAASIEAAGGTAVAVQADMSKSSDVVRLFDRVKADHGKLDVLVNNAGVAVFEMVADMTEDAFHKQFDVNVLGYFLAVREALKHFGPAGGSIINISSILSTDPYLASSVYAATKGAVDTMTFALARELGARGIRVNSILPGHTNTPATDGNFAGEFGEKLVAGTPLGRFGEPEDIAPVAVFLASEDSHWVTGESIRAAGGVRGVGY; the protein is encoded by the coding sequence ATGAAGCTGAACGGGAAAGTCGCCGTCGTGACCGGCGCGTCGAGCGGCATCGGCGCAGGCATCGCCAAGGCGCTCGGCGCGGAAGGTGCCTCGGTCGTCGTGAACTACGTGAAGAGCAAGCAGGGCGCCGACGCCGTCGCAGCGTCGATCGAGGCGGCGGGCGGGACGGCGGTCGCCGTCCAGGCCGATATGAGCAAGTCGTCCGACGTCGTGCGCCTCTTCGACCGCGTGAAGGCCGATCACGGCAAGCTGGACGTGCTGGTGAACAACGCGGGCGTCGCGGTGTTCGAAATGGTCGCCGACATGACCGAGGACGCTTTCCACAAACAGTTCGACGTCAACGTTCTCGGCTACTTCCTGGCGGTCCGCGAGGCGCTGAAGCACTTCGGCCCGGCCGGCGGCAGCATCATTAACATCAGCTCGATCCTGAGCACCGACCCCTACCTCGCATCCAGCGTCTACGCGGCGACTAAGGGGGCCGTCGATACGATGACGTTCGCGCTGGCCCGCGAGCTTGGAGCTCGGGGCATCCGAGTGAACTCCATCCTGCCAGGCCATACGAACACGCCCGCCACAGACGGCAACTTCGCCGGCGAATTCGGCGAGAAGCTGGTCGCAGGCACGCCGCTCGGCCGCTTCGGGGAGCCTGAAGACATTGCGCCGGTCGCGGTGTTTCTTGCGTCGGAGGACTCGCACTGGGTCACGGGCGAGTCGATCCGGGCGGCGGGCGGCGTGCGCGGGGTCGGATACTGA
- a CDS encoding IS630 transposase-related protein, translating into MARAYGQDLRDRVIDAALKNGTPARHAAARFGVGIATAIRWVRQARQSGDRTPGRQGQPRRSKLDPHRDYVLELARTTDMTLTELAAQISVNRR; encoded by the coding sequence ATGGCTCGGGCGTACGGCCAAGACCTTCGGGACCGGGTGATCGATGCGGCGTTGAAGAACGGGACGCCGGCGCGGCATGCGGCGGCCCGGTTCGGGGTCGGGATCGCGACGGCGATCCGCTGGGTGCGTCAGGCGCGCCAGAGCGGCGACCGCACGCCCGGCCGGCAGGGCCAGCCGCGGCGCTCGAAGCTCGATCCGCACCGCGACTACGTGCTGGAACTCGCCCGCACGACCGACATGACGCTGACTGAGCTTGCTGCGCAGATCAGTGTCAATCGGCGCTGA